In Acinetobacter pittii, one genomic interval encodes:
- a CDS encoding AMP-binding protein: MKNQIWLDEYKQWNIESTITLPDEQTSLLDFWDNSFNKFQKRNAFVFADKFFTYAEIDLYSRKIATFLQGLGLEKGTCVAIMMPNIIQYPVISLAVIRAGYILVNINPLYTARELKHQLNDAGAKVLFILEQFVPIYEAVKEQVAVEQIITTTMTEMLDEPAPRLDTSDSKYYDFKQILLTVNAQDYIRPKLILEDTALLQYTGGTTGVSKGAELTHKNIVANLLQNNVIFKSYFGDRDAFEDEIAICALPLYHIFGFTVCLLHSAINKGYTTVLVPNPRDLDALVHCFEKYRPTVFPAVNTLFNALLNHEGFNKLDHSRLEITTGGGMAILKSTADGWEKLTGRIIREGYGLSETSPVATFNPPISNCFSGTIGIPVPSTDIAILDDEGNPLPPGENGEIAIRGPQVMKGYWNLPEETKAVMTDDGFFRTGDIGFMNEKGYTKIIDRKKDMILVSGFNVFPNEIEEVLAQHPKILEVAVVGIADEKSGEVPKAFIVKKDASLSVEEIQNYAKENLTGYKQPRHIQFINELPKSNVGKILRKELKV, from the coding sequence ATGAAAAATCAAATTTGGTTAGATGAATATAAGCAATGGAATATAGAAAGTACGATTACATTGCCGGATGAACAAACTTCACTTCTCGATTTTTGGGACAACAGTTTTAATAAGTTTCAGAAAAGAAATGCTTTTGTATTTGCCGATAAATTTTTTACTTATGCGGAAATCGACTTATACAGCCGAAAAATAGCAACGTTCTTGCAAGGTTTGGGTTTAGAAAAGGGTACATGTGTTGCCATAATGATGCCCAATATTATTCAATACCCAGTTATTTCGCTTGCCGTGATTCGTGCAGGGTATATTCTGGTCAATATTAATCCACTATATACGGCGCGTGAATTAAAGCATCAATTAAACGATGCAGGCGCAAAAGTCTTGTTTATATTGGAACAGTTCGTACCTATTTATGAGGCTGTCAAAGAACAAGTGGCGGTTGAACAGATTATCACTACAACTATGACAGAAATGTTAGATGAACCCGCTCCAAGGTTAGACACATCAGATTCAAAATACTACGATTTTAAGCAAATCTTGTTGACAGTAAATGCCCAAGATTATATCCGCCCCAAACTTATTCTTGAGGATACTGCACTTTTGCAATACACAGGTGGGACAACAGGTGTATCAAAAGGTGCAGAACTAACCCATAAAAATATTGTCGCCAATTTATTACAAAATAATGTGATTTTTAAAAGCTACTTTGGTGACAGAGATGCTTTTGAAGATGAAATCGCAATCTGTGCTTTACCACTTTATCATATTTTTGGTTTTACAGTCTGTTTACTGCACAGCGCAATAAATAAAGGTTATACCACTGTTTTAGTTCCGAACCCACGTGATTTAGATGCTCTCGTGCATTGTTTTGAAAAGTACCGTCCTACCGTTTTTCCTGCCGTAAATACTTTATTTAATGCACTGCTTAATCATGAAGGCTTTAATAAATTGGACCATAGTCGTTTGGAGATTACTACAGGCGGCGGTATGGCAATTTTGAAATCTACCGCCGATGGATGGGAAAAACTGACAGGGCGTATTATCCGTGAGGGATATGGCTTATCAGAAACCTCTCCTGTTGCGACATTTAACCCGCCGATTTCTAATTGTTTTAGTGGCACGATTGGTATTCCTGTGCCAAGTACAGATATCGCTATTTTGGATGATGAAGGCAATCCATTACCGCCCGGTGAAAATGGAGAAATTGCAATCCGCGGTCCGCAAGTCATGAAAGGTTATTGGAATTTGCCAGAAGAAACTAAAGCAGTCATGACTGATGATGGTTTCTTTAGAACAGGCGATATTGGTTTCATGAATGAAAAAGGCTATACCAAAATTATTGATCGTAAGAAAGATATGATTTTAGTTTCAGGCTTTAATGTTTTTCCAAATGAAATTGAAGAAGTTTTGGCTCAGCATCCAAAAATTTTAGAAGTCGCCGTGGTTGGTATTGCCGATGAAAAATCGGGTGAAGTACCGAAAGCTTTTATTGTTAAAAAAGACGCTTCTTTATCGGTTGAAGAAATCCAAAACTATGCAAAAGAAAACCTGACAGGATATAAACAACCCCGTCATATCCAATTTATCAATGAACTACCTAAGTCAAATGTGGGTAAAATTTTAAGAAAAGAACTAAAGGTTTAG
- a CDS encoding SDR family oxidoreductase, translating to MATHLFDLTGKIALVTGASRGIGEEIAKLLAEQGAHVIVSSRKVEDCQRVANEIIAANGKAEAFACHVGKLEDITEIFEYIRKEHGRLDILVNNAAANPYFGHILDTDIAAYNKTVEVNIRGYFFMSIEAGKLMKEQGKGAIVNTASVNALQPGDKQGIYSITKAAVVNMTKAFAKECGPLGIRVNALLPGLTKTKFASALFENEDIYTSWMSSIPLRRHAEPREMAGTVLYLVSDAASYTNGECIVVDGGLTI from the coding sequence ATGGCAACACATTTATTTGATTTGACTGGAAAAATAGCCTTAGTTACAGGTGCAAGTCGTGGCATTGGTGAGGAAATTGCCAAACTATTAGCTGAACAAGGTGCACATGTAATTGTCTCTAGTCGGAAAGTTGAAGATTGCCAACGTGTTGCTAATGAAATTATTGCAGCAAATGGAAAGGCAGAGGCTTTTGCTTGCCATGTGGGTAAACTAGAAGATATTACAGAAATTTTTGAATATATCCGTAAAGAACATGGGCGTTTAGATATTTTAGTCAACAATGCGGCTGCCAATCCCTATTTTGGGCACATTCTTGATACGGATATTGCTGCATATAACAAAACGGTTGAAGTCAATATTCGTGGATATTTCTTTATGTCTATTGAAGCGGGCAAATTAATGAAAGAACAGGGCAAAGGTGCAATTGTTAATACGGCATCTGTAAATGCTCTACAGCCAGGAGACAAACAAGGAATATATTCTATTACCAAAGCTGCTGTGGTTAATATGACCAAAGCATTTGCAAAGGAATGTGGACCGTTGGGTATTCGAGTGAATGCTTTATTGCCGGGTCTTACCAAGACCAAATTTGCTTCGGCACTATTTGAAAATGAAGATATTTATACAAGTTGGATGAGTTCAATTCCATTACGCCGTCACGCAGAACCACGTGAAATGGCTGGAACTGTACTTTATTTAGTGTCAGATGCTGCGAGCTATACGAATGGTGAATGTATTGTGGTTGATGGCGGTTTAACGATTTAG
- a CDS encoding acyl-CoA dehydrogenase codes for MSNELILSRRDVDFLLFDWLKVEELSQRNSFAGQDRFEYTSVLNVYEALATDLFAPHNKKNDSNEPVFDGERVTVNPEVGVALKAFAEAGLMSAAFPSDWNGMSLPNTIERAGMAYLLGANSGTAGYAFLTIGNANLLMAHGEPEKVRPYVNAMIEGKCFGTMCLSEPQAGSSLADIRTRAIKTEDGRYRLFGNKMWISGGEHDISDNIVHLVLAKIPDENGQLPAGVQGISLFTVPRKLLDENGQPSERNDVVLAGINHKMGYRGTVNCVLNFGEGRYTPEGEAGAIGELVGEAGKGLAYMFHMMNEARISVGLGAAALGYTGYLHALDYAKTRVQGRSRSERNPSSPQIPLIQHADVRRMLLAQKAYVSGALALCLYAARLTDDIHSLEDAEQGNQTHQLLDLLTPVVKSWSSEWGLVANDLAIQVHGGYGYTREYNVEQFYRDNRLNPIHEGTFGIQALDLLGRKTRLNQGLSMKLLHEKIINTIEQAKAEPSLKEHADQLAQKWQLIRNITEKLHALTDVELQLANAANYLEAFGHLVVGWLWLDQAVVVHKLLPNSTDLDFLHGKLAACDYFFGWEMPKIMSWLAVLDPVETTPLNMPEEWF; via the coding sequence ATGAGCAATGAATTAATTCTCTCTCGTCGTGATGTAGATTTTTTGCTATTCGATTGGCTAAAAGTCGAAGAACTCAGCCAACGCAATTCTTTTGCAGGACAGGACCGTTTTGAATATACGTCTGTTTTAAACGTTTACGAGGCCCTAGCAACCGATTTATTTGCTCCACATAATAAAAAAAATGACAGTAACGAACCTGTTTTTGATGGTGAACGTGTCACTGTTAATCCTGAAGTCGGGGTTGCACTTAAGGCATTTGCTGAGGCGGGTTTGATGAGTGCAGCGTTTCCGTCAGATTGGAATGGCATGAGCTTACCTAATACCATTGAGCGGGCTGGTATGGCCTATCTACTCGGTGCCAATTCAGGGACAGCAGGCTATGCTTTTTTAACCATTGGTAATGCAAATTTATTGATGGCGCATGGTGAGCCTGAAAAAGTTAGACCCTATGTCAATGCCATGATAGAAGGAAAATGCTTCGGAACGATGTGTTTGTCTGAACCACAAGCTGGTTCAAGTCTTGCTGATATTCGGACACGTGCTATTAAAACAGAAGATGGTCGTTATCGTTTGTTCGGCAACAAAATGTGGATTTCAGGCGGTGAGCACGATATCTCTGACAATATTGTTCATTTGGTTTTGGCAAAAATTCCAGATGAAAATGGACAATTACCAGCAGGTGTGCAAGGCATTTCTCTGTTTACCGTACCGCGCAAATTACTCGATGAAAATGGACAGCCAAGTGAACGTAATGATGTGGTATTAGCTGGAATTAACCACAAGATGGGTTATCGGGGAACGGTCAACTGTGTGCTGAATTTTGGTGAAGGTCGTTACACACCTGAAGGAGAAGCTGGCGCAATTGGTGAGTTGGTTGGCGAAGCCGGTAAAGGGCTGGCCTATATGTTCCATATGATGAATGAGGCCCGAATTTCAGTTGGTCTGGGTGCGGCCGCATTGGGGTATACAGGTTATTTGCATGCCTTAGATTATGCAAAAACTCGAGTACAAGGGCGCTCTCGTAGCGAACGTAATCCAAGTTCGCCACAGATTCCACTTATTCAACATGCCGATGTTCGCCGTATGCTCTTGGCGCAAAAAGCGTATGTCTCAGGCGCGTTGGCACTCTGTCTATATGCAGCCCGATTAACCGATGATATTCACTCGCTTGAAGATGCAGAGCAAGGCAATCAAACCCATCAATTACTTGATTTATTAACACCAGTGGTGAAAAGCTGGTCTTCTGAATGGGGACTAGTCGCCAATGATTTAGCGATTCAAGTTCATGGCGGATATGGTTATACCCGTGAATATAATGTTGAACAGTTTTATCGGGACAATCGACTTAATCCAATTCATGAAGGAACATTTGGCATTCAGGCACTCGATTTATTAGGACGGAAAACTCGTCTTAATCAGGGGCTATCGATGAAGCTATTACATGAAAAAATCATTAATACGATTGAACAAGCTAAAGCAGAGCCTTCTTTAAAAGAACATGCGGATCAATTAGCTCAAAAGTGGCAACTCATCCGAAATATAACAGAGAAATTACATGCCCTAACCGATGTGGAACTCCAATTGGCAAATGCAGCTAATTATCTGGAAGCTTTTGGACATCTTGTTGTGGGATGGTTATGGCTTGACCAGGCGGTAGTCGTTCATAAGCTTCTGCCAAACTCGACAGACCTTGATTTTCTGCACGGGAAACTTGCAGCTTGTGATTATTTCTTTGGTTGGGAAATGCCAAAAATTATGAGTTGGCTAGCTGTACTTGATCCGGTAGAGACGACACCACTCAATATGCCGGAAGAATGGTTCTAG
- the nodN gene encoding MaoC family dehydratase translates to MTKNTLSIDQLVELQGQALGSSQWMTIDQSMINTFADVTQDHQFIHVDEEAARQTPFGGTIAHGFLTLSLLSAMAAQVLPTVQGQKSGVNYGINNLRFISPVHSGKRVRGHFHLKNVSQKNKGSYQLIMEVTIEIEDEAKPALVTEWLTLVNV, encoded by the coding sequence TTGACAAAAAATACATTAAGCATCGACCAACTGGTTGAATTGCAAGGCCAAGCATTAGGTAGCTCGCAATGGATGACCATTGATCAAAGCATGATTAATACCTTTGCGGATGTCACACAAGATCATCAATTTATTCATGTGGATGAAGAAGCAGCTCGTCAGACACCTTTTGGTGGCACGATTGCCCATGGTTTTTTAACACTCTCTTTACTTTCAGCGATGGCCGCTCAGGTCTTGCCGACTGTACAGGGGCAGAAATCTGGGGTGAATTATGGGATCAATAATTTGCGTTTTATTAGTCCTGTGCATAGTGGTAAGAGAGTGCGTGGACATTTTCACTTAAAAAATGTTTCCCAAAAAAATAAGGGAAGTTATCAATTGATCATGGAAGTCACGATTGAAATCGAAGACGAAGCAAAACCAGCACTCGTGACAGAGTGGCTTACACTTGTAAATGTATAG
- a CDS encoding SDR family NAD(P)-dependent oxidoreductase: MTINLNNRVAIVTGAGAGLGREHALLLARLGAKVVVNDLGSDVNGKGGSTMAAQKVVDEIIAAGGEAIANGASVTDIEQVQQMVEQTIARWGRVDILVNNAGILRDKTFSKMSLDDFRTVIDVHLMGAVNCTKAVWDIMREQKYGRIVMTTSSSGLYGNFGQSNYSAAKMALVGLMQTLALEGEKSNVRVNCLAPTAATRMLEGLLPEEALKALAPSAVSPAIATLVSEDAPTRMILCAGAGSFEAAHITLTQGIYLGTDEQVPHVLAQRLTDVSDRTDEFVPVRGGAQGELELKKASLMAGE, translated from the coding sequence ATGACAATTAATTTAAACAATCGAGTGGCTATTGTTACAGGTGCAGGCGCTGGTCTAGGGCGGGAACATGCGCTGTTACTCGCTCGTTTGGGTGCAAAAGTGGTCGTGAATGATCTGGGTAGTGATGTAAACGGTAAAGGCGGCTCAACCATGGCAGCCCAAAAAGTTGTAGACGAAATTATTGCAGCCGGTGGTGAAGCAATTGCAAACGGTGCTTCAGTTACGGATATTGAGCAAGTTCAACAGATGGTAGAGCAAACCATTGCCCGCTGGGGACGGGTGGATATTTTGGTCAATAATGCAGGCATTCTCCGTGATAAAACCTTTAGCAAAATGTCCTTAGACGACTTCCGTACCGTGATTGATGTCCATTTAATGGGGGCAGTCAATTGTACAAAAGCGGTATGGGATATCATGCGCGAACAAAAATATGGTCGTATTGTTATGACGACTTCATCTTCTGGGTTATATGGCAATTTTGGACAATCGAACTATAGTGCTGCAAAAATGGCATTGGTTGGACTCATGCAGACACTGGCTTTAGAGGGTGAAAAATCTAATGTTCGGGTGAATTGTTTAGCGCCAACAGCTGCCACTCGTATGCTTGAAGGATTATTGCCCGAAGAAGCCCTTAAAGCGCTTGCTCCAAGTGCGGTCAGTCCTGCAATCGCGACTTTGGTTAGCGAAGATGCACCTACACGTATGATTCTTTGTGCTGGCGCAGGTAGTTTTGAAGCTGCCCACATTACTCTTACGCAAGGAATTTATTTAGGTACGGATGAACAAGTTCCGCATGTTTTAGCACAACGTTTAACTGATGTTTCAGACCGAACAGATGAGTTTGTGCCTGTCAGAGGAGGCGCTCAGGGTGAGCTTGAGCTGAAAAAAGCTTCATTAATGGCAGGAGAATAA
- the fadL gene encoding long-chain fatty acid transporter → MKKKTLLMVMASFCTSPLYAAAFDRTGQSISAFLQPGNYFEASLSVSDTSLEGQEAGTNPTRNSISDIANSDYRPSAALKLQLAPQFSFGFLYDQPFTSDSEYYGNNSFVAKPSDTVLVPGITTGTLAQQTGGQVVTGNTKSNFVMQNFSLIFGYQPDKNWNFYAGPVYQTFKSNVNLRGQVFSLYNGYDFNAKEVGDWGWLAGFGYQIPEKAIKASLTYRSEIMHEVTANENAPLVDMLSTQQGRDFLDQHLAYMVSIGQLTESRKEALNHIIAGLPSAGTSGPTKFRAPESVNLEFQTGLRKGTLLFGNVRWVHWNDFEFKPYRFGEISEVVGVLSTPSRPNGFNLVRYYDDQWSANLGIGQRLSDKWTGSVSVGWDSGAGERVSTGGPAKGYYSVGLGAQYSPTSKYFISGGMKYLWLGNAQGQLGAQAGSEYYVGEYKNNYSIGYGLKIGYKF, encoded by the coding sequence ATGAAAAAGAAAACATTACTCATGGTCATGGCTTCATTTTGTACGAGCCCACTCTATGCAGCAGCATTTGATCGGACAGGACAATCCATTTCTGCATTTCTACAACCTGGTAATTATTTTGAGGCAAGTTTATCTGTTTCAGACACTTCGTTAGAAGGACAAGAAGCAGGTACCAACCCCACGCGTAATAGTATTTCTGATATTGCAAACTCTGATTATCGCCCAAGTGCGGCTCTGAAATTACAGTTAGCACCTCAGTTCTCATTTGGTTTTCTTTACGATCAGCCATTTACTTCCGACTCTGAATATTATGGAAATAACAGCTTTGTTGCTAAGCCGAGTGATACGGTTTTAGTACCAGGCATAACTACTGGAACGCTTGCTCAACAGACAGGGGGACAAGTCGTAACAGGAAACACCAAATCGAATTTTGTTATGCAAAATTTTAGTCTGATTTTTGGTTACCAACCTGATAAAAACTGGAATTTTTATGCAGGTCCTGTTTATCAGACATTTAAAAGTAACGTCAATTTAAGAGGCCAAGTTTTCAGTTTATATAATGGCTATGACTTTAATGCCAAAGAAGTTGGAGATTGGGGATGGTTGGCAGGATTTGGTTATCAAATTCCCGAAAAAGCCATTAAAGCCTCGTTGACCTATCGTTCAGAAATTATGCATGAAGTGACTGCCAATGAAAATGCGCCACTGGTTGATATGTTGAGTACACAACAAGGCCGTGATTTTCTTGATCAGCATTTAGCCTATATGGTTTCTATAGGACAACTCACTGAATCACGTAAAGAAGCACTTAATCATATTATTGCAGGCTTACCTTCAGCAGGAACGTCAGGTCCAACTAAATTTAGAGCACCAGAGTCAGTAAATTTGGAGTTTCAGACTGGGCTACGCAAAGGCACTTTATTGTTTGGTAACGTGCGCTGGGTTCACTGGAATGATTTTGAGTTTAAACCGTATCGTTTTGGTGAAATTTCAGAAGTTGTTGGTGTTTTATCAACGCCAAGTCGTCCAAATGGCTTTAATTTAGTTCGTTATTATGACGATCAATGGTCTGCTAATCTTGGGATTGGACAACGTCTAAGTGATAAATGGACAGGTTCAGTTTCTGTAGGTTGGGACTCGGGAGCAGGTGAGCGCGTGTCCACAGGTGGGCCAGCTAAAGGTTATTACAGTGTTGGTCTTGGTGCGCAATATAGTCCAACTTCAAAATACTTTATTTCAGGTGGAATGAAGTACCTATGGCTAGGTAATGCCCAAGGTCAGCTTGGTGCTCAGGCAGGCAGTGAATATTATGTGGGTGAATATAAAAATAACTATTCAATCGGTTACGGTTTGAAAATTGGTTATAAATTTTAA
- a CDS encoding bile acid:sodium symporter family protein, whose amino-acid sequence MGSGLIIVFLPIALAIIMAGLGLELTINDFKRVRQHPKAVFIALFCQLVILVSIAFIICKILALPPMLAVGLMLLSASPGGPTANLFSYLYKGDIALNITLTAINSVIAAFTLPLIVNFAIQHFMENGQNVGLQFSKIIQVFLIILIPVGIGMLIRHFSPHIAEKLNRPVRVFAIVFLVTIIILAVVRDYQNLMTYLGQIGLATLLFCVCSLMVGYFVPRLFGVNSFQAKACAFEIGIHNSTLAMTIAFTVMESNMAAMPAAVYSLFMYIVAASFGSLLNRLEKKDISQLSTTT is encoded by the coding sequence ATGGGTTCAGGATTAATTATCGTATTTTTACCTATTGCACTTGCAATTATTATGGCTGGTTTGGGGCTGGAGTTGACTATAAATGACTTTAAACGTGTGCGCCAACATCCAAAAGCAGTCTTTATCGCATTATTTTGCCAACTGGTTATTTTAGTCAGTATTGCTTTTATTATTTGTAAGATTCTTGCTTTACCACCCATGCTCGCCGTGGGTTTAATGCTACTTTCTGCATCACCAGGTGGACCAACTGCTAATTTATTTAGTTATCTCTATAAAGGCGATATTGCTTTAAATATTACTTTAACCGCTATAAATTCGGTAATTGCTGCATTTACACTTCCATTAATTGTGAACTTTGCAATACAACATTTTATGGAAAATGGACAAAATGTAGGATTGCAATTCTCTAAAATCATACAAGTTTTCCTTATTATTTTAATACCTGTCGGTATTGGAATGTTAATCCGCCATTTTTCACCCCATATAGCTGAAAAGCTCAATAGACCTGTACGTGTTTTTGCTATTGTTTTTCTAGTAACAATTATCATATTAGCAGTTGTGCGGGATTACCAAAATCTGATGACGTATCTTGGGCAAATTGGGTTAGCAACTTTGCTGTTCTGTGTATGTAGTTTAATGGTGGGCTATTTTGTTCCACGATTATTCGGTGTAAATAGCTTTCAGGCAAAGGCTTGTGCGTTCGAAATCGGAATTCATAACAGTACTTTAGCTATGACCATTGCTTTTACGGTAATGGAAAGCAATATGGCTGCCATGCCAGCAGCGGTGTATTCATTATTTATGTACATTGTTGCAGCAAGCTTTGGTTCATTGTTAAATCGCTTGGAAAAGAAAGATATTTCGCAGCTCTCAACAACGACTTAA
- a CDS encoding SDR family NAD(P)-dependent oxidoreductase, with protein MYKHYSGQVVLITGAASGFGALLAEQLAKYGAKLVLGDLNIEGLNTVVEPLRQAGVEVVAQVCDVSCEADVQALVQSAVTQFGRIDVGINNAGMSPPMKSFIDTDEADLDLSFAVNAKGVFFGMKHQIRQMLQQDGGIILNVASVAGLGAAPKLAAYAAAKHAVVGLTKTAAIEYANKGIRVNAICPFYTTTPMVVDSELKEKQDFLAQASPMKRLGHPSEVVAMMLMMCAKENSYLTGQAIAIDGGVTAY; from the coding sequence ATGTACAAACATTATTCAGGTCAAGTGGTCTTAATCACAGGTGCGGCGAGTGGATTTGGAGCATTGCTGGCAGAGCAACTGGCAAAGTATGGCGCAAAATTAGTGTTGGGTGACTTGAATATTGAAGGGTTAAATACTGTAGTTGAACCGCTACGCCAAGCAGGAGTGGAGGTGGTTGCGCAAGTGTGTGATGTCAGCTGTGAAGCAGATGTACAGGCTTTGGTGCAAAGTGCAGTTACTCAGTTTGGTAGAATCGATGTCGGGATCAATAATGCAGGTATGAGTCCGCCTATGAAAAGCTTTATTGATACCGATGAAGCAGATCTGGATTTGAGTTTTGCCGTCAATGCCAAAGGTGTGTTCTTTGGAATGAAGCATCAAATTCGTCAGATGTTGCAACAAGATGGTGGCATTATTCTCAATGTTGCTTCTGTTGCAGGTTTAGGCGCGGCTCCCAAATTGGCTGCCTATGCTGCGGCAAAGCATGCTGTGGTGGGATTAACCAAAACAGCAGCGATTGAATATGCAAATAAAGGCATTCGAGTTAATGCAATTTGTCCATTTTATACAACCACCCCGATGGTGGTCGACAGTGAACTCAAAGAGAAACAAGACTTTTTAGCGCAGGCTTCGCCAATGAAGCGTCTTGGCCATCCAAGCGAAGTGGTGGCAATGATGCTGATGATGTGTGCCAAAGAAAACTCATATCTCACAGGTCAAGCTATTGCAATTGATGGCGGCGTGACAGCTTATTAA